In one window of Paludisphaera rhizosphaerae DNA:
- a CDS encoding fumarylacetoacetate hydrolase family protein, with translation MKFVTVETGLGPRAFGVRSDGYVDLNATDPTLPASVKAILALGPEGVTRAAAATASGAAVAAASVKLLPPIPDPQKVLCIGLNYRDHAIESGAEIPPEPVLFSKYPNTLIAHGDSIVLPRESNEVDFEAELVIVIGRGGRRISREKAMEHVGGYMPGHDVSARDWQMNKPAKQWTAGKTFDTFAPTGPALTTADEIPNPQGLGIRLRLNGRTMQDSSTSQFIFSVAEIVAYLSNIMTLAPGDLIFTGTPPGVGMARKPPVWLKPGDEVEVEIDGLGTLKNPVVADDVSHG, from the coding sequence ATGAAGTTCGTCACCGTCGAGACCGGCCTCGGTCCGCGCGCCTTCGGCGTCCGGTCGGACGGCTACGTCGATCTCAACGCGACCGACCCGACGCTTCCCGCGAGCGTCAAGGCGATCCTCGCCCTCGGCCCCGAGGGCGTCACCCGCGCCGCCGCGGCGACCGCCTCCGGCGCGGCGGTCGCCGCGGCGTCGGTCAAGCTCCTACCGCCGATCCCCGACCCTCAGAAGGTCCTCTGCATCGGCCTGAACTACCGCGACCACGCCATCGAGAGCGGCGCGGAGATCCCCCCCGAGCCGGTCCTCTTCAGCAAGTATCCCAACACCCTCATCGCCCACGGCGACAGCATCGTGCTGCCTCGCGAGAGCAATGAGGTCGACTTCGAGGCCGAGTTGGTGATCGTCATCGGTCGCGGAGGCCGGCGCATCTCTCGCGAGAAGGCCATGGAGCACGTCGGCGGCTACATGCCGGGCCACGACGTCTCGGCCCGCGACTGGCAGATGAACAAGCCGGCGAAGCAGTGGACGGCCGGCAAGACCTTCGACACCTTCGCCCCCACCGGCCCAGCACTGACCACCGCAGACGAGATCCCCAACCCCCAGGGCCTCGGCATCCGCCTGCGGCTCAACGGCCGGACGATGCAGGACTCGAGCACCTCGCAGTTCATCTTCAGCGTCGCCGAGATCGTCGCCTACCTGTCCAACATCATGACCCTCGCCCCCGGCGACCTCATCTTCACCGGCACCCCGCCGGGCGTCGGCATGGCGCGCAAGCCCCCCGTCTGGCTCAAGCCGGGCGATGAGGTCGAGGTCGAAATCGACGGCCTGGGCACCCTCAAGAACCCCGTCGTCGCCGATGACGTGTCGCACGGGTGA
- a CDS encoding sulfatase-like hydrolase/transferase gives MFRPRLFSTAFLALVMASFTSGVVSAARPNVVVILSDDQGWGDLSVNGNTNLSTPNIDSLARDGALFERFFVCPVCSPTRAEFLTGRYHPRGGVWNVTSGGERLNLDEKTIGDAFKAAGYAVAAFGKWHNGTQYPYHPNARGFDEFYGFCSGHWGEYFDPALEHNGRLVKGRGFISDDLTDHALSFIEANRGRNFFCYLPFNTPHSPMQVPDRFYEKFKDADLKMRYTGTEREDLEHTRAALAMCENIDWNVGRVLKRLDELKLADDTIVLYFCDNGPNGWRWNGGMRGRKGSTDEGGVRSPLLLRWPGHVKPGTKVGAIAGAIDLLPTLADLAGIPIVSTKPLDGKSIASLLRGDADASWPDRRIFSHWNGKVSVRSQQYRLDASGRLYDMTADPGQATDVTRDRPEVASQFKEAVARWSQELLTGLRNDVRPFTVGYPAFPITWLPARDGAPHGHIKRSAGAPNCSYFTNWTSKDDSITWDVEIATEGRYEAEVYYTASAEDVGATLDLSLGDRHVQAQVVEPFDPPLRGAEHDRVKRSGESYVKDFKPLKLGVLNLSKGQGTLTIRATDVPGRHVIDLRTIVLTLVD, from the coding sequence ATGTTCCGACCTCGCCTCTTCTCGACGGCGTTTCTCGCGCTGGTGATGGCCTCGTTCACGTCCGGGGTCGTTTCGGCGGCCAGGCCGAACGTGGTGGTCATCCTGAGCGACGACCAGGGCTGGGGGGACCTGAGCGTCAATGGCAACACCAACCTCAGCACGCCGAACATCGACTCGCTCGCGCGTGACGGGGCGCTTTTCGAGCGGTTCTTCGTCTGTCCGGTCTGCTCGCCGACTCGGGCCGAGTTTCTCACAGGGCGGTATCACCCGCGAGGAGGCGTGTGGAACGTCACGAGCGGCGGCGAACGGCTCAACCTCGATGAGAAGACGATCGGCGACGCCTTCAAGGCCGCGGGCTACGCCGTGGCGGCGTTCGGCAAGTGGCACAACGGGACTCAGTATCCCTATCACCCCAACGCTCGCGGCTTCGACGAGTTCTACGGGTTCTGCTCGGGGCACTGGGGAGAGTACTTCGATCCCGCGCTCGAGCATAACGGTCGGCTCGTGAAGGGCCGCGGATTCATCAGCGACGACCTGACCGACCACGCCCTGTCGTTCATCGAGGCGAATCGCGGCCGCAATTTCTTCTGCTACCTGCCCTTCAATACGCCTCATTCGCCCATGCAGGTCCCCGATCGCTTCTACGAGAAGTTCAAGGACGCGGACCTGAAGATGCGTTACACGGGCACCGAGCGCGAGGACCTCGAACACACCCGGGCCGCGTTGGCGATGTGCGAGAACATCGACTGGAACGTGGGCCGCGTGCTCAAACGGCTCGACGAGCTGAAACTGGCCGACGACACGATCGTCCTCTATTTCTGCGACAACGGCCCGAATGGTTGGCGTTGGAACGGAGGGATGCGGGGACGGAAGGGCTCGACCGACGAAGGGGGCGTCCGCTCGCCGCTTTTGCTGCGATGGCCCGGCCACGTCAAACCCGGCACGAAGGTCGGCGCGATCGCCGGCGCCATCGACCTCCTCCCCACGCTGGCCGACCTGGCCGGGATCCCGATCGTCTCGACCAAGCCCCTGGACGGGAAGAGCATCGCGTCTCTCCTGCGGGGGGATGCGGACGCGAGTTGGCCCGACCGTCGGATCTTCAGCCACTGGAACGGCAAGGTGAGCGTGCGGAGCCAGCAATACCGCCTCGACGCTTCCGGGAGGCTCTACGACATGACGGCGGACCCCGGCCAGGCGACCGACGTCACCAGGGACCGGCCGGAGGTGGCCTCGCAGTTCAAGGAGGCCGTGGCTCGCTGGTCGCAGGAGTTGCTGACCGGATTGAGGAACGACGTCCGCCCCTTCACGGTGGGTTATCCCGCCTTCCCCATCACGTGGCTGCCTGCGCGCGACGGCGCGCCTCACGGTCACATCAAGCGGAGCGCAGGGGCCCCGAATTGCTCCTACTTCACGAACTGGACGAGCAAGGACGATTCGATCACCTGGGACGTCGAGATCGCAACCGAAGGCCGCTACGAGGCCGAGGTCTACTACACGGCCTCGGCCGAGGACGTCGGCGCCACGCTCGACCTGAGCCTGGGCGACCGTCACGTCCAGGCCCAGGTCGTTGAGCCGTTTGACCCACCGCTTCGCGGCGCGGAACACGATCGGGTCAAGCGGAGCGGCGAATCGTACGTCAAGGACTTCAAGCCTCTAAAGCTGGGCGTCCTCAACCTCAGCAAGGGGCAGGGAACGCTGACCATCCGGGCGACGGACGTCCCTGGGCGTCACGTGATCGACTTGCGGACGATCGTGCTGACGTTGGTCGATTAG
- a CDS encoding DUF1559 domain-containing protein gives MPNLHRDNRSRPAYARRNRIRGFTLIELLVVIAIISVLIALLLPAVQAAREAARRIHCVNNLKQLGLALHNYQSTIGSFPIAQSWAKTTPGANYGGNPWSAHAQVLSHLEQSTVYNAVNFSFAPAQALNLAYYTNSTVLYAPLNVFICPSDGISPTTLTDIRIDFNCNYAGSTGSTVQAVKVAGQSVTIQQPSGIFGFDDPILHSVPAYSVASVTDGTSNTIAYSERLVGGVGPMVADMRRASFGTVPEVAGAVALDASTLQPQVVQALSACATFARANVGTTDKTKGVSFSGATWMAGYLGTSLFNTVTPPNSPQYAFNSCQAESVNMWGLAGFVNSTSNHSGGSNFAFADGSVRFIKSTIDLRTYWALGTRAGGEVVSSDAY, from the coding sequence ATGCCGAATCTGCATCGCGACAACCGGTCGAGGCCGGCTTACGCCCGACGTAACCGCATTCGGGGATTCACGCTCATTGAGTTGCTGGTGGTCATCGCCATTATCTCGGTGTTGATCGCCCTGCTCCTGCCTGCCGTGCAGGCGGCCCGCGAGGCCGCACGCCGGATCCACTGCGTGAACAACCTGAAGCAACTCGGGCTTGCACTGCACAATTACCAGTCCACGATCGGCTCGTTTCCCATCGCCCAGTCCTGGGCGAAGACCACGCCGGGCGCCAACTACGGGGGCAACCCGTGGAGCGCGCACGCGCAGGTGCTCAGCCACCTGGAGCAGTCGACCGTCTACAACGCGGTCAATTTCAGCTTCGCGCCGGCCCAGGCGCTGAACCTGGCTTACTACACCAATTCCACGGTCCTCTACGCGCCTCTGAACGTGTTCATCTGCCCCTCGGACGGGATCTCGCCCACGACCCTGACGGACATCCGAATCGACTTCAACTGCAACTACGCGGGCAGCACGGGGTCGACCGTCCAGGCGGTGAAGGTCGCAGGGCAGAGCGTGACGATCCAGCAGCCGTCGGGCATCTTCGGCTTCGACGATCCGATCCTGCACAGCGTGCCCGCCTACAGCGTGGCGAGCGTGACCGACGGCACATCCAATACCATCGCATACTCCGAGCGTCTGGTTGGAGGTGTCGGACCGATGGTTGCCGACATGCGTCGCGCGAGCTTCGGGACCGTGCCCGAGGTCGCCGGCGCGGTCGCCCTCGACGCGAGCACTCTGCAACCGCAAGTCGTGCAGGCGCTCTCGGCCTGCGCCACGTTCGCCCGGGCGAACGTGGGCACGACCGATAAGACGAAGGGTGTCAGTTTCAGCGGGGCCACGTGGATGGCCGGCTACCTGGGTACGTCGCTCTTCAACACGGTCACGCCGCCGAACAGCCCGCAATACGCCTTCAACTCGTGCCAGGCGGAATCGGTGAATATGTGGGGGCTCGCGGGGTTCGTCAACTCGACGAGCAACCATTCGGGGGGCTCCAACTTCGCCTTCGCCGACGGCAGCGTCCGCTTCATCAAGAGCACCATCGACCTTCGGACCTACTGGGCGCTCGGCACGCGGGCCGGTGGCGAAGTCGTCTCGTCCGACGCATACTAA
- the sufC gene encoding Fe-S cluster assembly ATPase SufC, with the protein MSKVLKIENLRVAVEGKEILRGVDLTIKQGEVHALMGPNGSGKSTLSYALMGHPNYEVTGGSVTIDGEDVLAMEPDERAKAGIFLAFQYPTAIPGVTVANFLRHAVTNVRNPERLEGQDLIPMRDFRKELRQEMDDLGMDHEFARRYLNEGFSGGEKKRAEILQLAMLRPAFSILDETDSGLDIDAVRIVSEGVNRVAGKYSTGILVITHYERILTYIKPQFVHILFGGQIVEQGGPELVKQLEREGYDWVRAKYPDAARREDELEAANPNAQGVGA; encoded by the coding sequence ATGAGCAAGGTCCTGAAGATCGAGAATCTGCGCGTCGCCGTCGAGGGTAAGGAGATCCTCCGCGGGGTCGATTTGACCATCAAGCAGGGCGAAGTCCACGCCCTGATGGGCCCCAACGGCTCGGGCAAGAGCACCCTGAGCTACGCCCTGATGGGCCACCCCAACTACGAGGTGACGGGCGGGTCGGTCACGATCGACGGCGAGGACGTCCTGGCCATGGAGCCCGACGAGCGGGCCAAGGCGGGGATCTTCCTGGCCTTTCAGTACCCCACCGCCATCCCCGGAGTGACCGTCGCCAACTTCCTCCGCCACGCGGTCACCAACGTCCGCAACCCGGAACGGCTGGAAGGCCAGGACCTGATCCCGATGCGCGACTTCCGCAAGGAGCTGCGCCAGGAGATGGACGACCTGGGCATGGACCACGAGTTCGCCCGCCGCTACCTCAACGAGGGGTTCTCCGGCGGCGAGAAGAAGCGGGCTGAGATCCTCCAGCTCGCCATGCTCCGCCCCGCCTTCTCCATCCTCGACGAGACCGACAGCGGCCTGGACATCGACGCCGTCCGGATCGTCTCCGAGGGGGTCAACCGGGTCGCCGGCAAGTACTCGACGGGGATCCTCGTCATCACCCACTACGAGCGGATCCTCACCTACATCAAGCCCCAGTTCGTCCACATCCTCTTCGGCGGCCAGATCGTCGAGCAGGGCGGCCCCGAGCTGGTCAAGCAGCTTGAGCGCGAAGGCTACGACTGGGTCCGCGCCAAGTACCCCGACGCCGCCCGTCGCGAGGACGAGCTGGAAGCCGCCAACCCCAACGCCCAGGGCGTGGGCGCCTGA
- a CDS encoding helix-turn-helix transcriptional regulator: MSESSDRVLLDLIRRRGPLTVCEMAAEMKVTGTAVRNRLSRLLGAGLVERESRQDGRGRPKHAYRASAAAHKRLGQNYADLAVVLWEEMMTSVEDRKLRRQLFTRITERLAEMYRAQVKGEAWEGRLVQLSGLLQVRGIEVEVAREGDDRPAFLRQHSCPYYELAELDRAICALERKMLEKVLGKGLTLSQCRLDGDRSCDFEAKPPIPGIVPESPLPRKLARVPFEDDVNRV; this comes from the coding sequence ATGTCGGAATCGTCGGATCGAGTGTTGCTGGACCTGATCCGCCGCCGGGGTCCTCTGACGGTCTGCGAGATGGCCGCGGAGATGAAGGTGACCGGGACGGCCGTGCGAAATCGGCTGTCGCGGTTGCTGGGCGCCGGGCTGGTGGAGCGGGAATCGCGGCAGGACGGCCGCGGTCGTCCCAAGCACGCTTACCGGGCCAGCGCCGCGGCTCATAAACGGCTGGGGCAGAACTACGCCGACCTGGCCGTGGTCCTCTGGGAAGAGATGATGACGTCGGTCGAAGACCGCAAGCTTCGCCGACAACTGTTCACGAGAATCACCGAACGCCTGGCCGAGATGTATCGGGCCCAGGTCAAAGGGGAAGCCTGGGAAGGCCGACTGGTCCAGCTCAGCGGGCTCTTGCAGGTTCGAGGAATCGAGGTCGAGGTCGCCCGCGAGGGGGATGATCGGCCGGCGTTCCTCCGCCAGCATTCCTGCCCTTACTACGAGCTGGCCGAACTGGACCGGGCGATCTGCGCCCTGGAGCGGAAGATGCTGGAGAAGGTGCTGGGCAAGGGGCTGACCCTCTCCCAGTGCCGCCTCGACGGCGACCGGTCGTGCGACTTTGAAGCGAAGCCGCCGATCCCGGGAATCGTCCCCGAATCCCCCCTCCCCCGCAAGCTCGCCCGGGTCCCATTTGAAGACGACGTCAACAGGGTTTAA
- a CDS encoding NF038122 family metalloprotease, translating into MLQLPISVIPDGQLIDVGTRTHDLGSFQININADAGLAANSAALAAFQRAAQQWVSRISDPITINISASLANLGGGGIIGQTASSYVAASYNTIRNAMVADAVAGGDPGDAIVASLPTAAQFAAILPTGFSLTGAIALTTANAKALGFTVNAASDASITFNSQFAFDYDNRDGVDAGKMDFETVAAHEIGHALGFVSAVDDVDYYRALGQTASIYLNPLDLYRFQNNVAGRDPSTTSEFTSFARYLNSGGDAITDTIANEWRMSTGAYTGDGNQASHWKADDITGLNIGIMDPTLAFGQITKVGENDLRALSLIGYNISSAAVPEPSSILMLGLGSIVLGGAVRRRTVG; encoded by the coding sequence GTGCTTCAACTCCCGATCAGCGTCATCCCCGATGGCCAGTTGATCGACGTTGGAACGCGTACCCACGATCTCGGATCGTTCCAGATCAATATCAACGCCGACGCCGGGCTTGCCGCCAATTCCGCAGCGTTGGCGGCCTTTCAGCGGGCCGCACAGCAGTGGGTGTCGAGGATCAGCGACCCGATCACGATCAACATCTCAGCCAGCCTGGCGAATCTAGGTGGCGGCGGGATTATCGGCCAGACCGCGTCGAGCTATGTGGCGGCGAGTTACAACACGATCAGGAACGCCATGGTCGCCGATGCCGTGGCGGGAGGAGATCCGGGGGACGCCATCGTCGCCTCATTGCCGACCGCCGCCCAGTTCGCCGCGATCCTCCCGACGGGGTTCAGCCTCACGGGGGCTATCGCGCTGACGACGGCCAACGCCAAAGCGCTGGGGTTCACGGTCAACGCAGCTTCGGACGCATCCATCACGTTCAACTCGCAGTTCGCCTTCGACTACGACAACCGCGACGGTGTCGACGCCGGGAAGATGGATTTCGAGACCGTGGCCGCCCATGAGATCGGCCACGCCCTTGGCTTCGTCTCCGCCGTGGACGACGTCGACTATTACCGGGCGCTTGGTCAGACCGCCTCGATCTACCTGAACCCCCTGGATCTGTACCGATTCCAGAACAACGTGGCTGGACGCGACCCTTCCACAACCTCTGAATTCACGTCGTTCGCACGCTATCTGAACTCGGGAGGCGACGCGATCACGGACACGATCGCCAACGAGTGGAGGATGTCGACGGGCGCTTACACCGGCGACGGCAATCAGGCCAGCCACTGGAAGGCCGACGACATCACGGGCCTGAACATCGGCATCATGGACCCGACCCTCGCCTTCGGGCAGATCACGAAGGTCGGCGAGAACGACCTGCGGGCGTTGAGCCTCATCGGCTACAACATCTCGTCCGCCGCGGTTCCCGAGCCCTCCTCGATCCTGATGCTCGGCCTGGGCTCGATCGTTCTGGGCGGGGCTGTCCGTCGTCGAACGGTCGGTTGA
- a CDS encoding glucosamine-6-phosphate deaminase encodes MLPPQIPAIHFNVDNLKVLVYDDRNQAGRAAAAAVAHAIVQRQKVAGRANVIFAAAPSQDDFLADLIAANGVDWSRVSGFHMDEYLGLTPEHPASFRRYLHEHLFDRVGLNDDSLRLIPGERTERPSQVCLEYEDRLLGEPTDVVCAGIGENGHLAFNDPPVADFLDPLLVKVVRLDQACRVQQVNDGCFEKLDDVPTHAFTLTVPALLRAPVVSVVAVGPRKAEAVQATLRGPISEACPATALRRHSGATLYLDRDSAKFVL; translated from the coding sequence ATGCTCCCGCCACAAATACCCGCCATCCACTTCAACGTCGACAATCTCAAGGTTCTCGTCTATGACGATCGGAACCAGGCGGGACGGGCCGCAGCCGCAGCCGTCGCCCATGCCATAGTTCAGCGTCAAAAGGTCGCGGGACGTGCCAACGTGATTTTCGCGGCGGCCCCCAGTCAGGACGATTTCCTCGCCGACCTCATCGCCGCCAACGGCGTCGATTGGTCCCGCGTGTCCGGCTTCCACATGGACGAGTACCTCGGGCTGACGCCTGAGCACCCGGCCTCGTTCCGCCGTTACCTCCACGAACACCTCTTTGACCGGGTGGGCCTGAACGACGACAGCCTCCGGTTGATTCCCGGCGAGCGGACTGAACGCCCCTCGCAAGTCTGCCTCGAATACGAGGACCGGCTGCTGGGCGAGCCCACCGACGTCGTCTGCGCGGGGATCGGCGAAAACGGCCACCTGGCGTTCAACGACCCGCCGGTGGCCGACTTCCTCGACCCCCTGCTGGTGAAGGTCGTCCGTCTCGACCAGGCCTGCCGCGTGCAGCAGGTCAACGACGGCTGCTTCGAGAAGCTCGACGACGTCCCGACCCACGCCTTCACGCTGACGGTTCCCGCGCTGCTACGGGCCCCCGTCGTCTCGGTCGTCGCCGTCGGCCCGAGAAAGGCCGAGGCCGTCCAGGCGACCCTTCGCGGGCCGATCTCCGAGGCCTGCCCGGCGACCGCCCTCCGCCGCCACTCGGGCGCGACGCTGTACCTCGACCGCGACTCCGCCAAGTTCGTCCTCTGA
- a CDS encoding cytidylate kinase-like family protein — protein MGSFDPFSISTSETPTPDRGWSGFGEWPLSVVRWLFGWREDERAFPLTAAGSARFQNVCISREAGAGGGAIARMVGRRLGWKVFDEEIVEAIAHRMQTTVDEVRTFDELAPSVIQDWLLPLREEHYAPQEAYLDHLAKLLEAIGRAGQSVLVGRGAGFLLPREATLSVRIVAPLKVRAYRLGERMGVSLRTARRAAKDLDARRLSFERTMYRVNGADPHNYDMVLDSESLGLDIVAEVLIRAVEAGRPGASTNPGATSTKPWTVPPPSPEIPSPPSPSADAVDRRA, from the coding sequence ATGGGCTCGTTCGATCCGTTCTCGATTTCGACCTCGGAAACCCCGACGCCGGATCGGGGATGGTCCGGCTTCGGCGAATGGCCTCTCTCGGTCGTCCGCTGGCTCTTCGGCTGGCGGGAGGACGAACGCGCCTTCCCCCTGACGGCCGCCGGCTCCGCCCGGTTCCAGAACGTCTGCATCAGCCGAGAAGCCGGCGCGGGGGGCGGCGCGATCGCCCGGATGGTCGGCCGCCGCCTGGGATGGAAGGTTTTCGATGAGGAAATCGTCGAAGCAATCGCCCACCGGATGCAGACGACCGTCGACGAGGTCCGAACCTTCGACGAACTGGCCCCCAGCGTCATCCAGGACTGGCTCCTCCCCCTCCGCGAGGAGCACTATGCGCCCCAGGAAGCCTACCTGGACCACCTGGCGAAGCTCCTGGAAGCCATCGGCCGCGCAGGGCAATCCGTCCTGGTAGGCCGAGGCGCCGGCTTCCTGCTGCCGAGGGAGGCAACCCTGTCGGTTCGGATCGTCGCTCCGTTGAAAGTCCGGGCTTACCGACTGGGCGAACGCATGGGCGTCTCGCTCCGAACCGCCCGCCGCGCAGCGAAGGATCTGGACGCCCGCCGACTCTCCTTCGAGCGGACCATGTACCGCGTCAACGGGGCCGATCCCCACAACTACGACATGGTGCTCGACTCCGAAAGCCTGGGCCTGGACATCGTCGCCGAGGTGCTCATCCGAGCCGTCGAAGCCGGCCGCCCCGGCGCATCGACGAACCCGGGAGCGACCTCCACCAAGCCCTGGACTGTCCCGCCCCCCTCGCCCGAGATCCCCAGCCCACCGTCCCCCTCGGCCGACGCCGTCGACCGCCGGGCTTGA